The following coding sequences lie in one Arachis hypogaea cultivar Tifrunner chromosome 9, arahy.Tifrunner.gnm2.J5K5, whole genome shotgun sequence genomic window:
- the LOC140175256 gene encoding uncharacterized protein, which yields MSDYVSSVRVSTQVHDLKQCSTKKVKDREEIDLNKKENSIEMVVNDSARSTTLKKISYKETLLSSPGDAWEGNIMDVVEEEPNPEDRWYIDMEAQEKENKAFDPCPTIPVSKDEFDEWCKPSHAALIVKVLGKRVSLGFMEQRLNRDWVKKGKINVIDMDRDYFLVHFSDEENYSHALLDGPWMIAGHYLIVQRWRPFFLTSESAVKKIAAWVRILNLPIELYNHRFLWRIRSAIGTMLKIDRATSIHSRGRFARICIEIDLTKKLVPRISVLGSTLNIEYEGLHLICFQCGKYGHRNDQCSEVAVRVEGSPKVGNAETPVEEKEGPPEGSSTGNLAIQSKCANQGVNCAYQAPPDFGPWMMVKRSLRKNKKEIYDPGNKSKVNTNGPHNNDKENRGDMNQGSEDGSRFNVLIDGGADTAQDISQHDKLPPKVPMQSGPPTSQAQTIVTKSIMAKERFLKKGASKNPQAIIKGPTTRIGPILPKKGFKLKQKIIEKAPLAFDSSAAVMPQNKPSTSKDPYKEDLEQTIMANMRDMVKHQ from the coding sequence ATGAGTGACTATGTGAGCTCTGTGAGGGTTTCAACACAAGTTCACGACCTAAAACAGTGTAGTACAAAGAAAGTCAAAGATCGGGAGGAGATTGATctgaacaaaaaagaaaatagtaTAGAGATGGTTGTGAATGATTCAGCTAGATCTACTACTCTGAAGAAAATATCGTATAAAGAAACATTACTTTCCTCTCCTGGAGATGCATGGGAGGGGAATATCATGGATGTGGTAGAGGAGGAACCTAACCCTGAGGATCGATGGTACATAGATATGGAGGCAcaggaaaaggaaaataaagccTTTGATCCGTGTCCGACCATTCCGGTATCAAAAGATGAGTTCGATGAATGGTGCAAGCCATCGCATGCTGCCTTAATTGTCAAAGTTTTGGGCAAAAGAGTCAGTCTGGGATTCATGGAACAACGTCTAAATAGGGATTGGGTTAAGAAAGGTAAGATAAATGTTATTGATATGGATCGTGACTATTTTTTGGTTCATTTTTCAGACGAGGAGAACTACTCACACGCTCTCTTGGATGGACCATGGATGATCGCAGGGCATTATCTCATTGTTCAAAGGTGGAGACCTTTCTTTCTGACATCGGAGAGTGCGGTAAAGAAGATTGCAGCATGGGTCCGTATTCTGAATCTTCCTATAGAGTTGTATAATCATCGGTTTTTATGGCGCATTAGATCAGCTATTGGAACCATGCTAAAGATTGATCGAGCTACTTCCATTCATTCCAGAGGGAGGTTTGCCAGAATTTGTATTGAGATTGACTTGACAAAGAAATTAGTTCCGAGAATCTCAGTTTTGGGGAGCACTCTTAATATTGAGTATGAAGGACTGCATCTCATCTGCTTTCAGTGTGGAAAATACGGACACCGTAATGATCAGTGTAGCGAAGTCGCTGTACGTGTGGAAGGCTCACCGAAAGTTGGGAATGCCGAAACGCCGGTCGAGGAGAAGGAGGGTCCGCCGGAGGGATCAAGCACGGGGAATCTTGCTATCCAAAGCAAGTGCGCGAATCAAGGGGTTAATTGCGCTTATCAGGCCCCTCCTGATTTTGGTCCCTGGATGATGGTCAAACGATCACTAAGGAAGAACAAAAAGGAAATATATGATCCTGGTAATAAAAGCAAAGTTAATACTAATGGGCCTCATAATAATGACAAGGAAAATAGGGGGGATATGAATCAAGGTTCTGAGGATGGGTCTCGCTTTAATGTCTTGATTGATGGAGGTGCGGATACTGCGCAAGATATTTCTCAACATGATAAACTTCCCCCAAAGGTTCCCATGCAATCTGGGCCTCCAACAAGTCAAGCCCAAACTATTGTTACTAAATCAATTATGGCCAAAGAAAGGTTTCTCAAAAAAGGAGCAAGCAAAAATCCCCAAGCCATTATAAAAGGCCCAACCACAAGAATTGGCCCAATCCTTCCAAAAAAGGGCTTCAaacttaaacaaaaaattattgaaaaggcTCCTTTGGCCTTTGATTCTTCTGCAGCGGTAATGCCACAAAACAAGCCTTCCACTTCAAAGGACCCGTACAAGGAGGACCTAGAACAAACCATTATGGCAAACATGAGGGATATGGTGAAGCATCAGTGA